Below is a window of Oceaniferula flava DNA.
CGTCCACCCGCCGTTGGGATTTTCACCCAACAGCACCCAGGCCGCTGTAGCTCAGGGGTAGAGCAATTCACTCGTAATGAATAGGTCGCCGGTTCAATTCCGGCCAGCGGCTCCAGGTGATGGGAGCGAGGTCGGAGGGCCCTTTTCCGAAGCCTCCATTGACTCGGCGAACGATGAAGAACAGCCAAGCCGCCCTAGCCGCGTGGTGCTGCTTACTTTTCCTAGTAGCGGCATTCGGAGTGGTTCAGCTCAAGCAGCTGATCACCTTGGTTTATGATCACTTGCGGTCGCAGCAGTGGGAATCCGTTGAGGGGGTAGTTCTGGACGATCAGGTCGTTTCTCAAACGAACTATCAACATACTGGAAGATATGGCCGTAGCGGTTCGGTGAATTGGATAACAGGTTCCAGTGACAAGGTGGTTTATGATTGGCAGGGCGGTGAGGAATCGATTTTCATTCCCTCTCGGTGGCTGACCGAGTCGGGCGATGTCGTGGATGTTGCCTACAGCGATGCGGCTTACCCTGAGCGAATCGTCCGTTATCGAAACTTTCCGCAGCGCGTGCTCTGGAAGTCGGTTTGTTGTGTGGTCTTGTTGTTAGGGCCGGTCTGGTTCTTTCGCATGCTCTCGAGCTCAAAGCGTGCGAGTGCGTGACGGGTTCGATGATTAATGATTCTTGAGAAAAAGGATGAGCGATTGCAGTTTGCGCTGTTGGATGACGACCGGATCGGTCTAGTTTTGCGCCATGAGTATTCAACGATTGGAAACCAAGCAACGCATGAGCCGGGTGGTGATTCACAACGACACCATTTATCTCTGCGGTCAGGTCGCGAAGGACGCTACGCAAGGCATGGCGGAGCAAACGAAAACCATGCTCGAGAAGGTGGACGAGCTGTTGATCCAGGCTGGTTCGGATCGGGAGCACATGTTATCGGCCACCGTTTACGTGCGCGACATGAAGGATTTCGCTGCAATGAACGAAGTTTGGGATGCCTGGGTGCCGGACGGGCATGCGCCAGCACGAGCCTGTGTGGAAGCGCGCATGGCGCGGCCAGAACTGCTGGTGGAGATCTCCGTGGTTGCAGCAGTGAAGAAGGCCTCCTAGGGCGGAAGCGGGTGCAGATGAGGACGTGATGCACGCACTTTGTGAGTGCTCGAACTGCGTTCTCATCCTGTAGTGCTTTTTAAAAAGAAAAGCACGCCCTACAGGATTCGAACCTGTGACCTACTGATTAGAAGTCAGTTGCTCTATCCAACTGAGCTAAGGGCGCTTTGAAAAATGATGGCCACGGTGCCGGTGAGGATGCACTGGCGGGGCTGGGAGGGATTTACGAGGGGATGGGGCATCCGTCAAGACAGGATGCATGGCCACGGTTGGAAAAATGATCAGTGACCGTGGCGAAAGTTGGCTGGGTGAGGGGGCCTACTCGGGGAGATTGCGCTGCTCTTCCTCGATGCGTTCGGCGAGCCATTGTTTCATCATCGATTGGTAGTTGAGGAAACGGGAGCGGGCGAGACGCTTGATGCGTGAGAGCATGCGGGGATCGAATCTCAGGGTGATGGTGGTGGACTCGCGGGAGTCCGGCTGGTGCACGGAGCTGGCCAGAAGTTTGGCGTCGAGCTCGTGTTCCATCCAGAATTTTGCCTCATCGGCCTCTTCCTCGAAGGGGGGGATTTCTTCCCAGGTGCTAATGGTTTTCATCGTGGTAAATTGTGAACGTGGATAAGCTTACTTGATTTCGCCGTAGCTGCGCTGGTAGAAGCGGAGTTCGGATTCGGTCATTTCACGAGCGGCGCAGACGCGGGCGATCTTGCCATCGGTCCAGAAGGCGATGAACAGGTGTCTGTCTTGAACGGTGCGGCCGAGGGTGTAGTAGCGGTTCTCGCCATCTTCACGATCGACATCCGGCAGCAAGCGGATGCCGAAGGGATCTTCAAGGATTTCCTCAAGCTCACGTGGTGTGATATCTTTGAGGTTTAATGGGGAGTCGGTAAGGTCAAGTTCCATGAGGTGAGACGTCGATAAATGTGACGGCGCGATGAAAACACATGTCAGCGCATTTGAACATGGTTTTTTTAGCGGGCTGACAGGCAACAGGCCTAATTTTCCGCTCTTTCTTCGGCGATCTGGCGCAGCAGTGATTTGGCGTGCAGCGGATGGAGGCCGGGGAAAACCGAGAGAATGCGCGCGAGCATGGCGGTCACGCGTGGGGCGGCGAAGCTGCTGCCGATAACTTCCTTGCTGGAGCCGCCGAGCCAGGCGGCGGACGACTCGCGGCCGCGGGTGGCGAATTCGACTAAGCTGCCTCTGCGCAGCTGGATGCTGTCGCCATCGTTCGGATCGGCTCCCACGGCGATGACGGTGGGGAAATGCGCAGGCCACTCGGCGGTGTGGAAACCGCTGTTGCTGCCGGCGGCGACGACGTGGACCGAGCGCAGGTAGAGGGCGTCCAGCCAAGCTTTGTA
It encodes the following:
- a CDS encoding DUF3592 domain-containing protein translates to MKNSQAALAAWCCLLFLVAAFGVVQLKQLITLVYDHLRSQQWESVEGVVLDDQVVSQTNYQHTGRYGRSGSVNWITGSSDKVVYDWQGGEESIFIPSRWLTESGDVVDVAYSDAAYPERIVRYRNFPQRVLWKSVCCVVLLLGPVWFFRMLSSSKRASA
- a CDS encoding RidA family protein, yielding MSIQRLETKQRMSRVVIHNDTIYLCGQVAKDATQGMAEQTKTMLEKVDELLIQAGSDREHMLSATVYVRDMKDFAAMNEVWDAWVPDGHAPARACVEARMARPELLVEISVVAAVKKAS
- a CDS encoding CopG family antitoxin → MKTISTWEEIPPFEEEADEAKFWMEHELDAKLLASSVHQPDSRESTTITLRFDPRMLSRIKRLARSRFLNYQSMMKQWLAERIEEEQRNLPE
- a CDS encoding BrnT family toxin — translated: MELDLTDSPLNLKDITPRELEEILEDPFGIRLLPDVDREDGENRYYTLGRTVQDRHLFIAFWTDGKIARVCAAREMTESELRFYQRSYGEIK